A region of the Rissa tridactyla isolate bRisTri1 chromosome 18, bRisTri1.patW.cur.20221130, whole genome shotgun sequence genome:
ACTTTTCTTTGTATTCTGCATGCAGTCCATTGCTGGAAAAAATGTAGATTAGAAAAAAACACTCTCTTTGCTTTCAAATGATAAATTAATACAAACACCAACAGCACAAGTTTGCAAGCAGCTTCCTGATCATGCACCGTGTTAAAGCATCTCCCACGACAGACagatgtgcatatatacatagtGGCTGTAAGGAAAAATCTAAATTAACTCTTTTCTAATActgaatctgaaagaaaaatatattggatTTGAATCAGTTGAcacttaaatttgtttttaagcatTCTGAAGTCActcttcagaatgtttttttttctctctctccccatctctctgcaTGAGTTTAGATCTTATCTGCGAAGCTTTTGCAGGTGCCCCATCAGGCGGTGCAGCGGGGCGAGTCCCGGGGAACAGCTCGGGACACTTTGCCCCCACCGAACGCAGGAGCGATGCTGAGCGCTGGCTGGGCTGTTTCCAAACGGGCGCACCGGTGCGGGCGCAATGCGGGGGATGACATGAGCTTTGTGCTGGTGCCCAAGCACGTGCTGAAGGCTTTGCCCAGGTATGTTTAAAAGCTTCGCTGACCATAAATTAGATGTAAAAGACGAGCTTCGTCACTCCAGGCTCAGCAAACCACAAGGTCCTGAGGTCTACCCAGCCCCGTGTGCCACGGTCCCCAGGCTGGTGGGACACGACGAGCTCCCATGCAGAGGGAAAATTGAGATGGATGCTTCGGGGACCCTCAGCTACGCTGGAGAGAGATGGGAAGGGGCAGGGTGGGCACCCCAGCGCCCGGCGAGTGCTCTGCATCAGCGTGTGGCACCGAGATGCCACCAGCcagccccgcgccggccgggagggtgagggctgggactgggccacgccagcggcacgtcaggggctgggggtggccgtgccggcGGGACACGCCGGGCCGTGCTGCATGCAGCGGATGAGCTCCTTGCGGTTATCCAGGATGGTGTCAAAACTCTCCTGCAGCCGGTTCTGCTGGTCCACGACTTTCTGCTGGAGGCCGTGGATCCAGCGCAGCAGGGCCAAGCGCCGGTACATCACCAGCTGGATGTGGTGCTTCTCCTTCTCCCGCTCCTTGAAGCGCTCCTTGTCCTGCAGGTGCTGCACGGCCTCTGCCAGTGCTGGGAAGAGGGTCCCCGGCTCGGGCTCGGCCTCCCCCGGCTGGGGTGGGCTCCCGGGGCGGAGGGCGGTGGCGGGAGGGTCCCAGGCGCTCCCGCAGGCGCTGTCGGGGCTGTCGATgctgagggagctgctggcatAGCCGTTGTCCTCCGCGGGGGAGCTCGGGGGCTTGCCGCATCCTTCGGCCGGCTCCTCGGCGGCGGCGTTTTGGCCCCCTGTCCCGCCAACCTCGGCTCCCTCGGGGGGGCTGCGCACCCCCGGCTCGGGGAGATGCAGCCGCGTGGCACCCAGGCTCGGGGCGGCATCCCTAAGCCGGCCCTGGGCCATCTGTCTCTGCATTAATAACAGCAGATTATCGGACGGATTTGTGGTGTTTTCGCTCCGGCTGGAGCCCTCCTCCGGCGGGGACGCCGGCGCTGGCTGGCTCCAGTTCTCGTTGCTGTCACACACCTCTCCCACGAAGTTGGAGTTGGAGTcctgcccgcagccagcccctgggaCGGCCATGCCCAGCGCCGGGCCCCCCCGGCCCTGTCGGAACGGGGCGTTCGCCGGGACACCCGGCGGGCAGATGGCAAACATCTTGCCGGTCTCCTGCCTGCAAGAGAGAGGCAGGGCTGTAACGCGTCTGCGGGGCACGCGGGCTGGCACAACCAGAACTCACACCACCTACAGCGAGATAAAATGCTCCCTTACTTTGTGTGCCTCTGTTTAAAGCTACGGAGCCCAAGTCATGGGCTCATCCTTGCCCGGCGTTTGGCCACCGCTCTCAGCTTGTCCCcaggcagcatcacccagggAGAACTTCTCACCTGGTGCAGAAGCTCGGGGCGGGCACCCCCCACCCATCTCTCCTCCCTGCAAGCTCCAGCCCAAACCCACGCTCCCGTGGGTCCCCTGCGGTGACTGTTGGAGGCATCGCAGGGCGCCGGCATGCGGCCGGCACACTCTCGAGCGCGCGGTAGCAGCAATTCTCCCAGTGCTGGTAGAGGTTGGCTTGGAAGGAGATGCTTTTCCAACAGCAATAAGATGTATTTAAGCAGGTGAGACTGCCCGGTCTCCTCTGCACAAACTCTGCCATCACTCCTCGGGCAGGCTGTGGGTCGGGTCTGGTCTCCACCAGTGCCCAGACTGGTAACCCCGCCAGGCCGcgtccttctctgcagggagcagagagggagcagaCGGGATC
Encoded here:
- the C18H1orf216 gene encoding UPF0500 protein C1orf216 homolog; the encoded protein is MFAICPPGVPANAPFRQGRGGPALGMAVPGAGCGQDSNSNFVGEVCDSNENWSQPAPASPPEEGSSRSENTTNPSDNLLLLMQRQMAQGRLRDAAPSLGATRLHLPEPGVRSPPEGAEVGGTGGQNAAAEEPAEGCGKPPSSPAEDNGYASSSLSIDSPDSACGSAWDPPATALRPGSPPQPGEAEPEPGTLFPALAEAVQHLQDKERFKEREKEKHHIQLVMYRRLALLRWIHGLQQKVVDQQNRLQESFDTILDNRKELIRCMQHGPACPAGTATPSP